The Fictibacillus arsenicus genome contains a region encoding:
- the ftsY gene encoding signal recognition particle-docking protein FtsY, with protein sequence MSFLKKLKEKFSNQPSESSSEKFKDGLEKTRSSFSFKVNDLLKRYRKVDEEFFEELEEILIGADVGVHTVLDIIDELKDVARTRNIKDPQELRSAITEKLAEMLQKDDSENKLNLQADGMTVILFVGVNGVGKTTTIGKLAHQLKNDGKKVILAAGDTFRAGAIDQLEVWGERAGVDVIKHHEGADPAAVIYDSIQAAKSRKADVLLCDTAGRLQNKVNLMNELSKVKRVIEREIPGAPHEVLLVVDATTGQNAMNQAKTFGQSTDVTGLVLTKLDGTAKGGIVLAIRHELDIPVKFVGLGEKIDDLQEFDPEQFVYGLFAGTEEEEAE encoded by the coding sequence GTGAGTTTTTTAAAGAAGCTAAAAGAAAAATTTTCAAATCAACCATCAGAATCCTCTTCTGAGAAATTTAAAGATGGATTAGAAAAAACAAGAAGTTCTTTTTCATTTAAAGTAAATGACTTGTTAAAAAGGTATCGTAAAGTAGATGAAGAGTTTTTTGAAGAACTTGAAGAAATCTTGATCGGCGCAGATGTGGGAGTGCATACAGTTCTTGATATTATTGATGAACTAAAGGATGTAGCTCGTACAAGGAATATTAAAGATCCTCAAGAGCTTCGTTCAGCGATCACGGAAAAGCTTGCAGAAATGCTTCAAAAAGATGATAGCGAAAACAAGCTGAATCTACAAGCAGATGGCATGACAGTCATATTATTCGTTGGTGTTAACGGAGTGGGGAAGACAACTACGATTGGAAAACTGGCACACCAGCTTAAGAATGACGGCAAGAAAGTTATTCTCGCTGCTGGAGATACGTTCCGTGCAGGTGCGATCGACCAGTTGGAAGTATGGGGAGAGCGTGCAGGAGTTGACGTTATCAAACATCATGAAGGTGCCGATCCGGCTGCGGTAATCTATGACAGCATACAGGCAGCAAAATCAAGAAAAGCTGACGTGCTTTTATGTGATACAGCCGGCCGACTCCAAAATAAAGTAAACTTAATGAACGAACTTTCGAAAGTAAAACGAGTGATCGAACGCGAAATACCCGGCGCACCGCACGAAGTTCTGCTGGTTGTAGATGCAACGACCGGGCAAAACGCGATGAACCAGGCTAAAACATTTGGACAATCAACAGATGTGACAGGGCTTGTTTTAACAAAACTTGATGGAACAGCAAAAGGCGGAATCGTCCTAGCGATCCGCCACGAACTGGATATCCCAGTGAAATTCGTAGGACTTGGCGAAAAAATTGATGACCTGCAGGAATTTGATCCGGAACAGTTTGTATACGGATTATTCGCTGGAACAGAAGAGGAAGAAGCAGAGTAA
- a CDS encoding putative DNA-binding protein translates to MLDKTMRINYLFDFYQSLLTPKQKNYMGLYYLDDYSLGEIAEQYNVSRQAVYDNIKRTEAMLEEYEEKLGLFAKFQERDQLLSSLRELLKTEPANVIAIIDRLENME, encoded by the coding sequence ATGCTTGATAAAACGATGAGAATTAATTATCTTTTTGATTTTTACCAATCACTGTTAACCCCTAAGCAAAAGAATTATATGGGCTTATATTATTTAGACGATTATTCTCTCGGTGAAATTGCTGAACAATATAATGTCAGCCGCCAGGCCGTTTATGATAATATTAAACGGACAGAGGCGATGCTGGAAGAATACGAAGAGAAGTTAGGGCTTTTTGCAAAGTTTCAGGAACGTGATCAGTTGCTGTCATCTTTAAGAGAGCTGCTGAAAACTGAACCTGCTAACGTAATTGCAATTATCGATCGCCTTGAAAATATGGAATAG
- the ffh gene encoding signal recognition particle protein — MAFEGLADRLQNTLQKIRGKGKVNEADVKEMMREVRLALLEADVNFKVVKDFVKKVSERAVGQEVLKSLTPGQQVVKVVNDELTALMGGEQSKIAVSNKPPTVIMMVGLQGAGKTTTTGKLANHLRKKQNRKPLLAAADIYRPAAIKQLETLGKQLDFPVFQMGDQVSPVKIAESAIAKAKEEHHDYVLIDTAGRLHIDETLMDELKQVKETAKPDEIFLVVDAMTGQDAVNVAESFNEALGITGVILTKLDGDTRGGAALSIKAVTGLPIKFVGLGEKMDALEAFHPDRMASRILGMGDMLTLIEKAQSSVDEDKARDLQKKMRDMSFTFDDFLDQMGQVRNLGPLDEVLGMLPGANKMKGLKNVQIDEKQIGHVEAIIRSMTLNEREQPEIINASRKRRIAKGSGRSVQEVNRLIKQFEDMKKMMKQMSGMMNGKKKKGGFKFPFM, encoded by the coding sequence ATGGCATTTGAAGGTTTAGCCGACCGTCTTCAGAACACTTTACAAAAAATTCGCGGAAAAGGGAAAGTAAATGAAGCGGATGTAAAGGAAATGATGAGGGAAGTACGCCTTGCTCTTCTTGAGGCGGATGTTAACTTTAAAGTGGTAAAAGATTTTGTGAAAAAGGTATCTGAACGTGCAGTTGGTCAGGAAGTGCTAAAAAGCCTGACACCTGGACAGCAAGTTGTAAAAGTGGTTAATGATGAACTTACAGCATTGATGGGCGGAGAACAGAGTAAAATCGCTGTTTCCAACAAGCCCCCGACGGTTATTATGATGGTTGGTCTTCAAGGTGCAGGTAAAACAACCACTACAGGAAAGCTTGCGAATCATTTGCGTAAAAAACAAAATCGCAAACCGCTTCTTGCTGCAGCTGACATATACCGTCCCGCTGCGATAAAGCAGTTAGAAACACTCGGGAAACAGCTTGATTTTCCAGTCTTTCAAATGGGAGACCAAGTTAGTCCCGTAAAAATTGCTGAATCAGCGATTGCGAAAGCGAAAGAAGAGCATCATGACTATGTGCTCATTGATACAGCCGGGCGTTTGCACATTGATGAAACGCTGATGGATGAATTGAAACAGGTTAAAGAAACAGCAAAACCTGATGAGATCTTCCTGGTTGTGGATGCGATGACAGGTCAGGACGCTGTGAATGTTGCAGAAAGTTTTAATGAAGCACTTGGAATTACAGGTGTCATTCTAACAAAGCTTGATGGTGACACACGCGGTGGTGCCGCGCTTTCAATCAAAGCTGTTACAGGACTTCCTATTAAATTTGTAGGTCTTGGTGAAAAGATGGATGCTCTTGAGGCGTTCCATCCTGATCGAATGGCTTCTAGAATTTTAGGAATGGGCGACATGCTGACACTTATTGAAAAGGCACAGTCCTCAGTAGATGAAGATAAAGCGCGTGATCTTCAGAAAAAGATGCGTGATATGTCGTTCACATTTGATGATTTTCTTGATCAGATGGGACAAGTAAGGAATCTTGGACCATTAGATGAAGTGCTTGGCATGCTTCCTGGCGCGAACAAAATGAAAGGCCTTAAAAACGTTCAGATTGATGAAAAACAAATCGGTCACGTTGAAGCTATCATTCGTTCGATGACTCTTAATGAAAGAGAACAGCCAGAGATTATCAATGCAAGCCGTAAAAGACGTATCGCTAAAGGCAGCGGACGATCAGTACAAGAAGTGAATCGCCTTATCAAACAATTCGAGGACATGAAGAAAATGATGAAACAAATGTCCGGAATGATGAATGGCAAGAAGAAAAAAGGTGGATTTAAATTCCCTTTTATGTAA
- the rpsP gene encoding 30S ribosomal protein S16 — protein sequence MAVKIRLKRMGAKKAPFYRVVVADSRSPRDGRFIEEIGTYNPVVNPAEVKINEEKALEWMTNGAKPSDTVRNLFSKAGLMEKFHNAKNQK from the coding sequence ATGGCAGTAAAAATTCGTTTAAAACGTATGGGTGCTAAGAAAGCTCCTTTTTATCGTGTAGTAGTAGCAGATTCTCGTTCTCCTCGTGATGGACGTTTCATCGAAGAGATCGGAACTTACAACCCAGTTGTTAACCCAGCTGAAGTTAAAATTAACGAAGAAAAAGCTCTTGAGTGGATGACAAACGGTGCGAAGCCATCTGACACAGTTCGTAACCTATTCTCAAAAGCTGGTCTTATGGAGAAATTCCATAACGCTAAAAACCAAAAATAA
- a CDS encoding KH domain-containing protein, with product MTELIEAIVKALVDHPEEVSVKEVNEGHRLVYQLSVNQTDMGKVIGKQGRVAKAIRTVVNAAGTNQNKRISIEIV from the coding sequence ATGACAGAGTTGATCGAAGCGATTGTGAAAGCTCTAGTTGATCACCCAGAAGAAGTTAGCGTCAAAGAGGTTAATGAAGGACATCGCCTTGTTTATCAATTATCCGTGAACCAGACTGATATGGGGAAAGTGATCGGCAAACAAGGAAGAGTGGCCAAAGCGATTCGTACCGTTGTAAATGCAGCAGGAACGAATCAAAATAAAAGGATTTCAATCGAAATCGTCTAA
- the rimM gene encoding ribosome maturation factor RimM (Essential for efficient processing of 16S rRNA) gives MEKWLNVGKIVNTHGIRGEVRVISRTDFPEERYKTGNTLYVEKEPGNLIPVTIEAHRKHKQFDLLTFEGLGNINDVEPFKGHLLKVPKEQQVSLEEGEFFYHDIIGCAVFTVDGEELGKVKEILSPGANDVWVVKRKGFGSDILIPYIPSVVKTVDLEGKKISIEPLEGLF, from the coding sequence ATGGAAAAATGGCTGAACGTCGGAAAAATCGTTAACACACACGGCATTAGAGGGGAAGTTCGTGTTATTTCAAGAACAGATTTTCCGGAAGAACGATATAAGACAGGCAATACCTTATATGTAGAAAAAGAACCTGGAAACCTTATACCTGTAACCATTGAAGCTCATCGCAAACATAAGCAGTTTGATCTTTTAACGTTTGAAGGTTTAGGCAACATTAATGATGTTGAACCATTTAAAGGGCATTTGTTAAAAGTTCCAAAAGAACAGCAAGTGTCTTTAGAAGAAGGTGAATTCTTTTACCATGACATCATTGGGTGTGCTGTTTTTACGGTTGATGGCGAAGAACTAGGGAAGGTGAAAGAAATTTTATCACCAGGTGCAAATGATGTATGGGTAGTAAAACGCAAAGGGTTTGGCTCGGACATTTTGATCCCTTATATTCCATCCGTTGTTAAAACAGTTGATTTAGAAGGTAAGAAGATTTCAATAGAACCTTTAGAAGGACTTTTCTAA
- the trmD gene encoding tRNA (guanosine(37)-N1)-methyltransferase TrmD: MKIDVLSLFPDMFSGVFGQSILKKAQEKSAVQFQVLDFREFSSNKHRNVDDYPYGGGAGMVLTPQPLFDAVETLTKETSEKPRIILLCPQGERFSQKKAEELSKEKHLIFLCGHYEGYDERIREYLVTDEISIGDYVLTGGELGAMVVIDAVTRLLPGVLGKEESHLQDSFSTGLLEHPQYTRPADFRGMKVPDVLMSGNHKNIEEWRKKESLKRTYERRPDLLESIELTKEEENWLREIKDNKTT; this comes from the coding sequence ATGAAAATAGATGTATTAAGCCTGTTTCCAGATATGTTTTCAGGTGTTTTCGGCCAGTCTATTTTAAAAAAAGCACAAGAAAAAAGTGCGGTTCAGTTTCAGGTGCTCGATTTCCGCGAATTCTCATCAAATAAACATAGAAATGTAGATGATTATCCTTATGGCGGAGGAGCGGGAATGGTGTTGACGCCACAGCCGTTATTCGATGCAGTTGAAACCTTAACGAAAGAAACATCTGAGAAACCAAGGATCATCCTGCTTTGTCCACAAGGAGAGAGGTTTTCTCAAAAGAAAGCGGAAGAACTCTCTAAAGAAAAGCACCTGATCTTTTTATGCGGCCATTACGAAGGCTATGACGAGCGAATCAGAGAATATTTAGTTACAGATGAGATCTCAATCGGCGACTATGTCTTAACAGGCGGTGAACTTGGTGCGATGGTAGTGATTGACGCAGTAACAAGATTACTACCTGGTGTACTTGGAAAAGAAGAATCGCATCTTCAGGATTCGTTCAGTACAGGTCTTTTAGAACATCCTCAATATACGAGGCCAGCAGACTTCAGGGGTATGAAGGTACCTGATGTTCTTATGTCTGGAAACCATAAAAATATTGAAGAATGGCGAAAAAAAGAATCATTAAAACGGACTTACGAAAGACGTCCTGATCTTTTGGAAAGCATAGAGTTAACTAAAGAAGAAGAAAATTGGCTGAGAGAAATAAAAGATAATAAAACAACTTGA
- the rplS gene encoding 50S ribosomal protein L19 — protein sequence MQQLIADLAKDQLKSDLPKFRSGDTVRVHVKVIEGTRERIQLFEGVVIKKRGSGISETFTVRKISYGVGVERAFPVHSPKIANLEVVRRGKVRRAKLYYLRALRGKAARIKEIR from the coding sequence ATGCAACAGCTTATTGCAGATCTTGCAAAAGATCAATTAAAATCAGATTTACCAAAATTCCGTTCAGGTGACACTGTACGTGTACACGTGAAAGTAATCGAGGGTACTCGTGAGCGTATTCAGCTTTTTGAAGGTGTTGTTATCAAAAAGCGTGGGTCTGGGATTTCTGAAACGTTTACTGTTCGTAAAATTTCTTACGGTGTAGGTGTGGAGCGTGCGTTCCCTGTACATTCACCTAAGATTGCGAACCTTGAAGTTGTACGTCGCGGTAAAGTTCGCCGTGCTAAGCTATACTACTTGCGTGCACTTCGTGGTAAAGCAGCTCGTATTAAAGAAATTCGCTAA
- the lepB gene encoding signal peptidase I, with translation MARTKNETWEWIKALAAALLLAGIIRFFLFAPVVVDGQSMMPTLHDGDRLIVNKFSYIIGEPNRFDIVVFHATEEKDYIKRVIGLPGDTIEYKDDTLYVNGKKVKEEYLEAYKKKTKDGNFTYDFTLLEVTAKQKVPEGQLFVLGDNRRNSSDSRNIGTVNEDEILGKASFRFWPLSDIGFVK, from the coding sequence ATGGCTCGTACAAAAAACGAAACGTGGGAATGGATTAAAGCATTAGCTGCAGCATTGTTATTGGCAGGTATCATCCGGTTCTTCCTTTTTGCCCCTGTGGTAGTCGATGGACAATCAATGATGCCGACTCTTCACGATGGAGATCGATTAATTGTTAATAAGTTCAGCTATATCATTGGAGAACCAAACAGATTTGACATTGTAGTCTTTCACGCTACAGAAGAAAAAGATTACATAAAAAGAGTTATTGGTTTGCCAGGAGATACTATTGAATATAAAGATGATACTCTTTATGTGAATGGCAAAAAGGTGAAAGAAGAATACTTAGAAGCATATAAGAAAAAAACAAAAGACGGAAATTTCACGTATGACTTCACTTTACTGGAAGTGACAGCAAAACAGAAGGTACCAGAAGGACAATTGTTTGTTCTAGGTGATAATCGCCGGAACTCCAGTGACAGCCGGAACATCGGTACTGTTAACGAAGATGAAATCTTAGGAAAAGCATCATTCCGTTTCTGGCCGTTATCCGATATAGGATTTGTAAAGTAG
- the ylqF gene encoding ribosome biogenesis GTPase YlqF, which produces MTIQWFPGHMAKARREITEKLKMIDVVFELVDARIPLASRNPMIDEILGEKPRIVLLNKADLADPKVTSMWQSYFSDKGIPSLAINSQDGKGIKKIEPIAHELVKEKFDKMRAKGIVKPRAVRALIVGIPNVGKSTIINRMAGKNIAVTGDKPGVTKKQQWIKAGKTLELLDTPGILWPKFEDQSIGLKLAVTGAIKETLFDFTEVVLFAVKYLNAHYQERLVERYKLSDIPDDPLRLFEEIGKKRGCIMSGGEVDLEKTAEIVLRDLRSEKLGRLSYELPSAINE; this is translated from the coding sequence ATGACCATTCAATGGTTTCCGGGCCATATGGCAAAAGCTCGCCGGGAAATAACTGAAAAACTTAAAATGATCGATGTCGTTTTCGAGCTTGTAGACGCCAGAATTCCATTAGCATCACGAAACCCGATGATAGACGAGATACTTGGAGAAAAGCCGCGTATTGTTTTATTGAACAAAGCAGATCTGGCTGATCCGAAAGTAACGTCAATGTGGCAAAGCTATTTTTCAGATAAAGGAATTCCATCTCTGGCAATAAACTCACAAGACGGAAAAGGTATTAAAAAAATTGAACCTATTGCACACGAACTTGTAAAAGAAAAGTTCGATAAGATGAGAGCAAAAGGAATCGTTAAACCGCGTGCTGTACGTGCTTTAATCGTTGGAATCCCAAATGTCGGGAAATCTACAATTATTAACAGAATGGCAGGCAAGAACATTGCTGTAACCGGCGATAAGCCAGGCGTAACAAAAAAACAGCAGTGGATCAAAGCTGGTAAGACTCTTGAACTACTGGATACACCAGGTATTCTTTGGCCGAAATTCGAGGATCAGTCAATAGGTCTCAAGCTTGCTGTAACAGGAGCGATTAAAGAAACGTTATTTGATTTTACAGAAGTTGTACTATTTGCTGTGAAATATTTAAACGCACATTATCAAGAGCGTCTTGTTGAGCGATATAAATTATCAGACATACCCGATGATCCTCTTCGTTTATTTGAAGAGATCGGCAAAAAAAGGGGATGCATCATGAGCGGTGGTGAAGTTGATCTCGAAAAAACTGCAGAGATTGTGCTTCGCGACCTTCGTTCAGAAAAATTAGGCCGCTTGTCTTATGAGCTGCCATCAGCAATAAATGAATAA
- a CDS encoding ribonuclease HII: protein MKLSIKEWDQKLRNSSTEEISRLLEFLASDERQGAKKLFKTYTSRLLEVEAELRRLEIMCSFEKQCTANGKNFIAGVDEVGRGPLAGPVVAAAVILPEGYTLNGINDSKKLSEKKREDLYERIVKDAVCYSTYLVQPDKIDEINIYQASKLAMTEAVYQLKIQPDQLLIDAMEIPLPIDQKKIIKGDEKSISIAAASIVAKVTRDRYMKKLDQMYPHYGFKSNMGYGTKEHLEALRTFGATEIHRKTFSPVGEIIQYTGSE from the coding sequence ATGAAGTTATCCATAAAAGAATGGGATCAGAAACTAAGAAACAGTTCCACAGAAGAAATCAGCCGCCTTCTTGAGTTTCTCGCTTCAGATGAGAGACAAGGTGCTAAAAAGTTATTTAAAACATATACAAGCCGTTTGTTAGAAGTGGAAGCGGAGTTAAGAAGGCTTGAAATCATGTGCTCCTTTGAAAAACAATGTACTGCAAACGGCAAAAATTTTATCGCTGGTGTCGATGAAGTTGGACGTGGCCCGCTAGCTGGACCTGTAGTGGCTGCGGCCGTTATTTTACCAGAAGGCTATACTCTAAATGGGATTAATGACTCCAAAAAACTATCAGAAAAAAAACGGGAAGATTTATATGAAAGAATCGTAAAAGATGCTGTTTGCTATAGTACTTATTTAGTCCAGCCTGACAAGATTGATGAGATCAACATCTATCAGGCATCTAAACTAGCCATGACTGAGGCAGTTTACCAGTTGAAGATCCAGCCAGATCAGCTTTTGATCGATGCCATGGAAATTCCTCTGCCGATTGATCAGAAGAAAATTATAAAAGGAGATGAAAAAAGCATCTCTATTGCAGCGGCTTCTATTGTTGCAAAAGTTACACGGGACCGATATATGAAGAAGCTTGACCAAATGTATCCTCATTATGGTTTTAAATCAAATATGGGCTACGGCACGAAAGAGCATCTAGAAGCGCTGAGAACTTTCGGGGCAACTGAAATACATCGCAAAACGTTTAGTCCAGTAGGAGAAATTATTCAGTATACCGGGAGTGAATAA
- a CDS encoding DUF6240 domain-containing protein translates to MLSINNIINPQPLAQNSATGINLKLNQLLTAKILEIYPDQTAKILYNGAAVHAKLEAPLTKGSHYLFEVGDKNGTVILKKIDVDPLKSTTEQILQKLNLPQTENNKEAAEFVVSEKMPVTKENVKQVADILQLAANIPFKEKIEVIHRMHELQLPAKPASVNAVIASIQKKPDQAEMRQLFESLTPYVHKDKSIAKTVDLLQSLYGFKNNHSTPKENSQVSASSANTIHVSKEPSVHPGSSGIEIKRFSSETKDEAKTSQTNQPAGQRAEASVNDIKRQSSNDFLQAVQKWFQKSGLLHEKNLLTDPVQLKQTETLKSHIISLKKNAEFLGLPESISLKAEQALNRLTSQQLQNIPVNEHLQQFVLQIPLGQNENPREISIRWEGKKQNSQSLDPDHCRMLFWLEMKNLKDIAVDVQIQNRILSLKVFSGHPLIENLSKAFLPSLKKSLSEMNYTLSSITFAQKPKNEIKSPVSKTGYKGMDMRI, encoded by the coding sequence GTGTTATCCATTAACAACATCATCAATCCACAGCCGCTTGCACAAAATTCAGCAACAGGCATCAACCTGAAACTAAACCAATTGTTAACCGCTAAAATTTTGGAGATTTATCCCGATCAAACAGCAAAAATTTTATATAATGGTGCAGCTGTGCATGCCAAATTAGAGGCTCCCTTAACAAAGGGGAGTCACTACTTGTTTGAAGTTGGGGACAAAAACGGCACAGTAATCTTAAAAAAAATAGATGTAGATCCTTTAAAATCAACAACTGAACAAATTCTGCAAAAGCTAAATCTTCCACAAACCGAAAATAACAAAGAAGCTGCAGAATTTGTTGTCTCTGAAAAAATGCCAGTAACAAAAGAAAATGTTAAACAGGTAGCTGATATCCTTCAGCTTGCAGCAAACATACCATTTAAAGAGAAGATAGAAGTCATTCATCGAATGCATGAACTTCAGCTCCCAGCTAAGCCTGCATCGGTTAATGCAGTCATAGCAAGTATTCAAAAAAAGCCTGATCAAGCTGAGATGCGTCAATTGTTCGAGTCTCTTACACCTTATGTACATAAAGATAAAAGCATAGCAAAAACTGTAGATCTGCTTCAAAGCTTATATGGTTTTAAAAACAATCATTCAACACCTAAAGAAAATTCACAAGTGTCTGCAAGCTCTGCAAACACAATACATGTATCAAAAGAACCTTCAGTTCATCCTGGAAGTTCTGGTATAGAAATAAAAAGGTTTAGTAGTGAAACAAAGGATGAAGCAAAAACAAGCCAAACAAACCAGCCTGCCGGACAAAGAGCGGAAGCTTCAGTTAATGATATAAAACGCCAGTCTTCAAATGATTTTTTACAAGCTGTCCAAAAATGGTTTCAAAAGTCAGGTCTGCTGCACGAAAAGAATTTATTAACAGATCCAGTTCAATTGAAGCAAACAGAAACATTGAAATCACATATTATTTCATTAAAAAAAAATGCGGAATTTCTCGGATTACCAGAAAGTATCTCATTAAAGGCTGAACAAGCGCTTAACAGGCTTACGAGTCAGCAGCTGCAAAACATCCCAGTTAACGAACATCTGCAGCAGTTTGTTTTGCAGATTCCACTTGGACAAAATGAAAACCCAAGAGAGATTTCGATCCGATGGGAAGGGAAAAAACAAAACAGTCAATCGTTAGACCCCGACCATTGCAGAATGCTGTTTTGGCTGGAGATGAAAAATTTAAAAGACATTGCAGTGGATGTTCAGATTCAAAACAGAATTTTATCCTTGAAAGTTTTTAGCGGTCACCCTTTGATCGAGAATCTTTCAAAAGCTTTTCTTCCATCTTTAAAGAAAAGCTTAAGTGAAATGAACTATACGCTATCTTCGATTACTTTTGCGCAAAAGCCAAAAAATGAAATAAAAAGCCCAGTGTCGAAAACAGGATATAAAGGGATGGATATGCGTATATGA
- a CDS encoding EscU/YscU/HrcU family type III secretion system export apparatus switch protein translates to MKKNIKEAVALKYNPEESSSPIVTAKGKGETADRIVQTASEHNIPIQEDPSLVHLLSKLEIDESIPEELYEVVAELFAFIYQIDQEAK, encoded by the coding sequence ATGAAGAAAAACATTAAAGAAGCTGTAGCCCTTAAATATAATCCCGAAGAATCAAGTTCTCCCATAGTTACGGCCAAAGGAAAAGGTGAAACGGCTGACCGTATCGTTCAGACTGCATCAGAGCACAATATCCCTATTCAGGAAGACCCTTCACTTGTACACTTATTATCAAAATTAGAAATCGATGAAAGCATACCAGAGGAACTTTATGAAGTAGTTGCTGAACTTTTTGCTTTTATATATCAAATCGACCAAGAAGCAAAATGA
- a CDS encoding small, acid-soluble spore protein, alpha/beta type: protein MPKNKLVVQQSEQLVNQFREEMAEEFGLYRSAAEKEAITPKLIKKQENEKNK from the coding sequence ATGCCAAAAAACAAACTTGTAGTACAACAATCTGAGCAATTGGTTAATCAGTTTAGAGAAGAGATGGCTGAAGAATTTGGTCTGTACCGTTCTGCTGCGGAAAAAGAAGCGATTACACCTAAGCTAATTAAAAAACAGGAAAACGAGAAAAACAAATGA
- the sucC gene encoding ADP-forming succinate--CoA ligase subunit beta, whose amino-acid sequence MNIHEYQGKEILRKYGVAVPNGKVAFSVEEAVEAAKELGSAVSVVKAQIHAGGRGKAGGVKVAKNIDEVRTYANEILGKVLVTHQTGPEGKEVKRLLIEEGCDIKKEYYIGLVLDRATSSVVMMGSEEGGTEIEEVAEETPEKIFKEVIDPAIGLQAFQARRLAYNINIPTELVGKAVKFMMGLYTAFVEKDCSIAEINPLVVTGDGNVMALDAKMNFDSNALYRHKDILEYRDLEEEDPKEIEASKYDLSYISLDGNIGCMVNGAGLAMATMDIIKHYGGDPANFLDVGGGATTEKVTEAFKIILSDKNVKGIFVNIFGGIMKCDIIANGVVEATKQVGLELPLVVRLEGTNVDLGKKILKESGLNITAADSMADGAEKIVALVK is encoded by the coding sequence ATGAATATCCACGAATACCAAGGTAAAGAGATACTTAGAAAATATGGTGTGGCTGTTCCAAACGGAAAAGTAGCATTTTCAGTTGAAGAAGCTGTAGAAGCTGCTAAAGAACTAGGGAGCGCTGTATCTGTTGTAAAAGCGCAGATTCATGCAGGCGGCCGCGGTAAAGCGGGTGGCGTAAAAGTTGCCAAGAATATCGATGAAGTGCGTACATACGCAAATGAAATTTTAGGTAAAGTTCTAGTAACTCACCAAACTGGCCCAGAAGGTAAGGAAGTTAAGCGCTTACTTATCGAAGAAGGCTGTGACATTAAAAAGGAATATTACATTGGTCTTGTGCTTGATCGTGCAACTTCAAGTGTAGTAATGATGGGATCTGAAGAAGGCGGTACTGAAATTGAAGAAGTGGCAGAAGAAACGCCTGAAAAAATCTTCAAAGAAGTAATCGACCCTGCAATCGGTCTTCAAGCATTCCAGGCAAGACGTTTAGCTTATAACATTAACATTCCAACTGAACTAGTAGGTAAAGCTGTAAAGTTCATGATGGGATTATATACTGCATTCGTAGAAAAAGATTGCTCTATCGCTGAAATCAACCCATTAGTTGTTACTGGAGACGGAAACGTAATGGCACTTGATGCGAAAATGAACTTTGATTCAAATGCTTTATACCGTCATAAAGACATCCTAGAATACAGAGATTTAGAAGAAGAAGATCCAAAAGAGATCGAAGCATCAAAATATGATCTAAGCTATATCTCACTTGATGGAAATATCGGCTGTATGGTTAATGGTGCTGGACTAGCGATGGCTACAATGGACATCATTAAGCATTATGGCGGAGATCCTGCTAACTTCCTTGACGTTGGGGGCGGCGCTACAACTGAGAAAGTAACTGAAGCTTTCAAAATTATTCTTTCTGACAAAAATGTTAAAGGAATTTTCGTTAACATCTTTGGCGGTATCATGAAATGTGACATCATTGCTAATGGTGTTGTAGAAGCAACTAAACAAGTTGGTCTTGAGTTGCCTCTAGTAGTTCGTCTGGAAGGCACTAACGTTGATCTTGGCAAAAAGATCTTAAAAGAATCCGGACTTAATATTACAGCTGCTGATTCAATGGCTGACGGTGCAGAGAAAATCGTCGCATTAGTTAAGTAA